The Teredinibacter sp. KSP-S5-2 genome includes a window with the following:
- a CDS encoding FAD:protein FMN transferase — protein MPLSLMCFAEWYQQSNEIMGTEVSVQLWYDNPAQSEAQQKNAADIAIGEVMAIMRGIDQRLSPYISTSEVYKINAEAAHQPQKISKELVKLIDKSLYFSQVTQGAFDITFASVGWYYDYREQKQPDEKLRQSLLPAINYKLLDLDREKSTLYFQHKNVRIDLGGVAKGYAVDLAAEKLKTLGIHHASISAGGDTRILGDKLGRPWVVGIRNPRKQEADATPVILLPVVNSAVSTSGDYERYFIDESGARVHHIINPKTGTSAREVVSVTVIGPSGFDTDPLSTSVFVLGVERGLALVNQIPGFDCVIIDRFGQVHYSKELMSPEDLKKTTSGIKNEKDSG, from the coding sequence ATGCCCCTTTCATTGATGTGCTTTGCTGAGTGGTATCAGCAAAGTAACGAAATAATGGGCACCGAAGTTTCGGTACAACTCTGGTACGACAATCCCGCCCAGTCCGAGGCGCAACAAAAAAACGCTGCCGATATTGCCATAGGTGAAGTGATGGCGATTATGCGTGGTATTGATCAGCGGTTGTCCCCTTATATTTCTACCAGTGAAGTGTATAAAATCAATGCTGAAGCTGCGCATCAGCCGCAAAAAATATCAAAAGAACTGGTCAAATTAATTGATAAGTCCCTTTATTTCAGTCAGGTAACTCAAGGCGCATTTGATATCACTTTTGCTTCGGTCGGATGGTACTACGATTACCGCGAACAAAAACAACCTGATGAAAAACTACGTCAATCGTTACTGCCCGCAATTAATTACAAATTACTCGATTTAGATCGGGAAAAATCAACGCTCTATTTCCAACATAAAAATGTTCGAATCGATTTGGGTGGCGTTGCCAAAGGTTATGCTGTTGACCTCGCTGCGGAAAAACTGAAAACGCTTGGTATTCACCATGCAAGCATCAGTGCTGGCGGAGATACGCGAATTCTTGGCGACAAACTCGGTCGTCCCTGGGTGGTGGGTATTCGTAACCCAAGGAAACAAGAAGCAGACGCTACGCCGGTTATTTTACTTCCTGTTGTTAATTCTGCTGTCTCCACCTCCGGTGATTACGAACGTTATTTTATCGATGAAAGTGGTGCGCGCGTTCACCACATTATTAACCCCAAAACTGGCACTTCCGCGCGCGAAGTTGTCAGTGTCACCGTAATCGGGCCGTCGGGATTCGATACAGATCCGCTGTCTACCAGTGTTTTTGTTTTAGGTGTCGAGCGAGGTCTTGCGTTAGTCAATCAGATCCCTGGATTTGATTGCGTGATAATTGACCGATTTGGCCAGGTTCATTACAGCAAGGAGCTAATGTCGCCGGAAGATTTAAAAAAAACAACTTCTGGCATAAAAAATGAAAAGGATTCCGGCTAG
- a CDS encoding type II secretion system protein N, whose translation MPSKLLKFFFFLFLIIYFLYLILSRIPAEYAAVAIHKAAPNVWLNGITGSFWQGAASSTQVDVARANIALGQTRWKINPWSLLILSPCVQFEMIAPGQMIRGKACHSPFIGTQIKGLEVEAPVAIAQVLLPMRVDGHVSVNILAATVSGQTVKKMDGQVSWLGAKVHDGNGMINLGSFAAKLSQANSGIQAKLFELDGPIGVDLMANWAAGQESWKINGTVSPKEGAPETVTQALQLVAEEKEPGKFTLIWPNQ comes from the coding sequence ATGCCCTCAAAACTACTTAAGTTTTTCTTTTTTCTTTTTTTAATCATTTATTTTTTATATTTGATTCTGTCGCGTATTCCTGCCGAATACGCTGCTGTGGCAATTCACAAAGCTGCGCCTAACGTTTGGCTTAATGGTATTACGGGGTCATTTTGGCAAGGCGCAGCTTCGAGCACACAAGTGGATGTTGCCAGAGCAAATATTGCCCTGGGGCAAACTCGATGGAAAATAAATCCCTGGAGCTTATTAATTCTTTCCCCCTGTGTTCAATTTGAAATGATCGCTCCCGGACAAATGATACGGGGTAAAGCCTGTCATAGCCCTTTTATTGGAACACAGATAAAAGGTTTGGAAGTTGAAGCGCCCGTTGCCATTGCGCAAGTGCTTTTACCTATGCGTGTCGACGGTCATGTTTCTGTAAATATCCTGGCGGCAACGGTGAGTGGGCAAACCGTGAAGAAAATGGATGGGCAAGTAAGCTGGCTCGGCGCAAAAGTGCATGACGGTAATGGGATGATCAACCTGGGCTCTTTTGCGGCAAAGCTAAGCCAGGCGAATTCAGGTATTCAAGCCAAACTATTTGAGTTGGACGGTCCAATAGGCGTTGATTTGATGGCTAACTGGGCTGCTGGTCAGGAAAGCTGGAAAATAAACGGAACGGTCTCACCAAAAGAAGGTGCTCCAGAGACAGTAACCCAGGCATTACAGTTGGTAGCGGAAGAAAAAGAACCTGGGAAATTCACACTTATTTGGCCCAATCAATAG
- a CDS encoding type II secretion system protein M has protein sequence MNAITEWWEQASPRDQLAIFVLSICAALYFLYMAVYSPIVSMKDEQIARNRTAMAEQQRVRELAAKVKSQSAPAAGGKSIVEIVSRSMSANGLNHSGMQPNGTSNVRLRIEKAPFNKVVAWLNHLETNEGLLVNDASVAATSDAGVVSVNIRLSRP, from the coding sequence ATGAACGCAATAACTGAATGGTGGGAACAGGCAAGCCCAAGAGACCAGCTGGCTATTTTTGTTTTGTCTATCTGTGCGGCTCTGTATTTCTTATATATGGCGGTATACAGCCCGATCGTGTCGATGAAAGACGAGCAAATAGCCCGTAACCGAACAGCAATGGCGGAGCAGCAGCGCGTTCGGGAGCTGGCAGCAAAAGTTAAAAGTCAGAGCGCTCCTGCCGCTGGTGGTAAATCTATTGTTGAAATCGTCAGTCGATCCATGAGTGCGAATGGCCTTAATCATTCGGGCATGCAGCCTAACGGGACAAGCAATGTTCGTTTGAGAATTGAAAAAGCCCCCTTTAATAAAGTTGTGGCTTGGCTAAACCATTTGGAAACGAATGAAGGCCTGTTAGTGAATGATGCGTCTGTTGCCGCAACATCCGACGCAGGCGTAGTCTCAGTTAATATTCGCTTAAGTCGACCATAA
- the gspL gene encoding type II secretion system protein GspL, with the protein MANTLFIRSLENGLWQWRFLSESGEWLGEDYSAGDTESLLSSLPEERVTANLMFCGQQVVSCRVPFDEKEKRHIAKLLPYEMEERIIDNVDDLHFAIGDVSGGSASVAYARMETVARVMEEVNSLPCDLYQCLPDYLMLQREAGSITIVYDDNQVFVNQGEGIGFTVDAGFAPVVLGSMESKVKADTKLVLVAEDDERLQQLLTWLPDAWQQEEGGLGIDARFGSLWDAIDTSFPDTSMSLRRGAFARQLPIARWWETWQMPAYIAAAAFVLSLAVSFSQYLGAKSEFNSIREETTRIFLDAVPNGRKGDPERELKSRLKSGDGGGQPTNMMRLLSASAKAVKQVPDITFSSFRYNGDNRELQLDFEAKTFADVEKVRELIGQSSVNAELMRVNPKGGVQQARLKITEAAQ; encoded by the coding sequence ATGGCAAATACATTATTTATTCGATCTTTAGAAAATGGCCTTTGGCAGTGGCGCTTTTTATCCGAAAGCGGAGAATGGCTGGGCGAAGACTATAGCGCAGGTGATACTGAATCCCTGCTCAGTAGTTTGCCCGAAGAACGCGTAACTGCAAACTTGATGTTTTGTGGACAGCAAGTTGTATCCTGCCGGGTGCCGTTTGATGAAAAAGAAAAACGTCACATTGCAAAACTGCTTCCCTATGAAATGGAAGAGCGCATCATTGATAATGTCGATGATTTGCATTTTGCCATTGGCGATGTATCGGGTGGTTCCGCCAGTGTCGCCTATGCGCGAATGGAAACGGTTGCACGGGTTATGGAGGAAGTAAATTCACTGCCCTGTGATTTGTACCAGTGTTTACCTGATTACCTGATGTTACAGCGTGAAGCCGGTAGTATTACTATTGTTTATGATGATAATCAGGTGTTTGTTAATCAGGGTGAAGGCATTGGTTTCACCGTTGATGCCGGCTTTGCGCCCGTTGTATTAGGATCAATGGAAAGCAAAGTTAAGGCTGATACCAAACTGGTTTTGGTTGCGGAAGATGACGAACGCCTACAACAACTCCTCACCTGGCTTCCCGATGCGTGGCAACAAGAAGAAGGTGGTTTAGGAATTGATGCGCGTTTTGGCAGTTTGTGGGATGCAATTGATACCAGCTTTCCTGACACCAGTATGTCTTTACGACGGGGTGCCTTTGCTCGTCAGCTACCGATAGCGCGTTGGTGGGAAACCTGGCAAATGCCGGCCTATATCGCGGCGGCGGCTTTTGTGCTCTCTCTTGCGGTTTCTTTCTCCCAATACCTTGGAGCCAAAAGCGAATTTAATAGTATTCGTGAGGAAACCACGAGAATATTTTTGGATGCGGTTCCAAATGGCCGTAAAGGTGACCCGGAAAGAGAATTAAAATCGCGATTAAAATCCGGCGATGGTGGTGGTCAGCCAACAAACATGATGCGACTGCTTTCCGCTTCGGCAAAAGCAGTCAAGCAAGTTCCTGATATTACCTTCTCCAGTTTTCGTTATAACGGAGATAATCGGGAGTTGCAGTTGGACTTTGAAGCAAAAACATTTGCTGATGTGGAAAAGGTCAGAGAGTTAATTGGTCAATCTTCTGTTAATGCAGAATTAATGCGTGTTAACCCCAAAGGCGGTGTTCAGCAGGCTCGATTGAAAATAACGGAGGCTGCACAATGA
- the gspK gene encoding type II secretion system minor pseudopilin GspK, with product MQLNRVINRNQMQLPTQQKGVALLIALMVAALISVIAIELSWQFDLSITRSGNRWQGIQANTYLDASENLAVKVLTNDLNNQDSKNDNLGELWATQKPQFPTDHGYIAGSLEDASARFNLNSLGGQPPKGAENAFDAKKYNEPQRRFIRLLQTIENEEGVPFLQLQEAQAIAESVIDWVDVNTSETGFGGAEGDYYQQLNPPFVIANDVMSSVSELSLIKGMTPEIYRRLVPLVIALPANVTLNVNTAPEALLRTINYENDLMPLSKSDVQRLLADRQNNPSGFDSCNDFVAQGTEAAVLFPVTIGGTEQNSGNQGNTPEQASGDQGNTPEQGSANPEVNQQQNKMDMTGLGTASDYFILSSETMVGDHIRTRKTLLKREKNTRTVLPVRRTDANF from the coding sequence ATGCAACTAAACCGAGTAATAAACAGAAATCAGATGCAGTTACCAACGCAGCAAAAGGGTGTTGCCTTACTAATTGCGTTAATGGTTGCAGCATTAATCTCGGTCATTGCCATCGAGTTAAGTTGGCAGTTTGATTTAAGCATCACTCGCAGTGGAAACCGCTGGCAAGGTATTCAGGCGAATACTTATCTTGATGCTTCGGAAAATCTGGCTGTAAAAGTGCTGACTAATGATTTGAACAATCAAGATAGTAAGAACGACAACCTCGGGGAATTATGGGCGACGCAAAAGCCGCAATTTCCAACAGACCATGGTTATATCGCAGGGTCGTTAGAGGATGCCTCGGCAAGATTTAATTTGAATTCTTTGGGCGGTCAACCACCCAAAGGTGCGGAAAACGCGTTTGACGCAAAAAAATATAATGAACCGCAACGGCGTTTTATCCGATTATTGCAAACGATAGAAAATGAAGAGGGTGTTCCGTTTCTTCAGTTGCAGGAAGCGCAAGCGATTGCCGAGTCGGTCATTGACTGGGTGGATGTGAATACCAGTGAAACCGGTTTTGGTGGCGCGGAAGGCGACTATTACCAACAGCTTAATCCGCCATTTGTTATTGCTAACGATGTAATGAGTAGCGTTAGTGAATTAAGTTTAATAAAAGGCATGACGCCGGAAATATATCGCAGGTTGGTGCCGCTGGTGATCGCATTGCCGGCCAATGTGACTTTAAATGTGAATACTGCGCCGGAAGCGTTACTGCGTACTATTAATTACGAAAATGATTTAATGCCGTTGTCAAAAAGTGATGTACAACGTTTGTTGGCGGATAGGCAAAATAATCCAAGTGGGTTTGATAGCTGTAACGACTTTGTTGCGCAGGGAACAGAAGCTGCGGTGTTATTTCCAGTAACTATAGGTGGCACTGAGCAAAATAGTGGTAACCAGGGCAACACACCAGAACAAGCCAGCGGCGATCAGGGCAACACTCCTGAACAAGGTAGCGCTAACCCAGAGGTCAACCAACAGCAAAATAAAATGGATATGACTGGGTTGGGAACGGCGTCGGATTATTTTATTTTGAGTAGCGAGACGATGGTGGGTGACCATATTCGGACGCGAAAAACATTATTAAAACGAGAAAAGAATACCAGGACGGTACTTCCCGTAAGAAGAACAGATGCTAATTTTTAG
- the gspJ gene encoding type II secretion system minor pseudopilin GspJ: MKKAVRYPNKQLGMTLIEVIVAVSIMAVIAVTSFQTLTVAIDASELSRNSMKRLGRIDRTWLLLEKDLNHAVGHPRRGAYGDKIKAFEAPFEREYIFQVFRAGRSNPLYLPRTELARVGYRLEDDVLWRDMWVDPGNIEADPSTSQKLLDKVEQVEIHMLPWSANDPSMEGTGWSEKWPISQAEDLPAAVRIRITLEDRGEITRLFLILKEDF; this comes from the coding sequence ATGAAAAAGGCTGTTCGATATCCGAATAAGCAATTGGGTATGACGCTTATCGAAGTGATTGTGGCGGTCAGTATCATGGCTGTTATTGCGGTGACGTCATTTCAGACGTTGACAGTAGCGATTGATGCAAGTGAACTCAGTCGCAATTCAATGAAGAGGTTGGGGCGTATTGACCGAACCTGGCTGTTATTGGAAAAAGATTTAAACCATGCGGTAGGGCACCCTCGCCGAGGAGCATATGGCGATAAAATAAAAGCGTTTGAAGCACCTTTTGAGCGTGAATATATTTTTCAGGTGTTTCGTGCGGGGAGAAGTAACCCGCTTTACCTGCCGCGCACCGAATTAGCTCGCGTGGGTTATCGACTCGAAGACGATGTACTCTGGCGAGATATGTGGGTAGATCCGGGTAATATTGAGGCGGATCCGTCTACATCGCAAAAATTATTGGACAAGGTGGAACAGGTTGAAATTCATATGTTGCCCTGGTCAGCGAATGATCCTTCAATGGAAGGAACGGGATGGTCGGAAAAATGGCCGATCTCACAAGCGGAAGACCTACCCGCAGCCGTGAGAATTCGCATTACGTTAGAAGACCGCGGTGAAATCACGCGGTTATTTCTGATACTGAAAGAAGATTTTTAG
- the gspI gene encoding type II secretion system minor pseudopilin GspI: MTSSSKLNRCAKIEGKSKSLGFTLVEVMVALMVVGMALPAIVMQIQSSLDYATQAEDKTFAYWIAENKSQEIILAHRLKKKLPPKRESDTMEFGGREWAWQIVSKKVGEKETAMQQYEIFVGLEKDEWLANIMGYLPL; encoded by the coding sequence ATGACTTCTTCAAGTAAATTAAATCGTTGCGCAAAAATTGAAGGAAAGTCAAAAAGCCTTGGTTTTACATTAGTCGAGGTTATGGTGGCGCTGATGGTGGTCGGAATGGCATTGCCGGCTATCGTAATGCAAATTCAGAGCTCACTCGATTACGCAACGCAAGCCGAAGATAAAACCTTCGCCTACTGGATCGCAGAAAATAAATCCCAGGAAATTATCCTGGCCCATAGGCTGAAGAAAAAACTGCCGCCTAAAAGAGAAAGTGACACCATGGAATTTGGTGGTCGGGAATGGGCCTGGCAAATTGTGTCAAAAAAAGTTGGCGAAAAAGAAACCGCCATGCAGCAGTACGAAATATTTGTTGGTCTGGAAAAAGATGAGTGGTTGGCCAATATTATGGGATATCTGCCGTTATGA
- a CDS encoding Tfp pilus assembly protein FimT/FimU — protein MNSKNRGFTLIEILVVLVIVGIAVGGASAMISVGDSEQEVAEQVNALTAYSEHAAEMAVITGEPIGLVLMPPKWRQEEMEEAEEKREFNLDDLGWEYRWMKETGVAGANGTMRRWVDIEEMEPVVMPPEIDLAVSVEERLLTWDFRPDQPIPVIAFYPEGEVTPFEIEFTYDKDPETAQHIVVNIWGEIEWKEKADVNRDDDDFFK, from the coding sequence ATGAACTCGAAAAATCGGGGCTTTACGTTAATTGAAATACTGGTCGTGTTAGTGATTGTGGGCATTGCGGTTGGCGGTGCATCAGCAATGATTAGCGTCGGCGATAGTGAGCAGGAAGTGGCGGAACAGGTTAATGCCTTAACCGCCTATAGTGAACATGCGGCAGAAATGGCCGTTATTACTGGCGAGCCTATAGGTTTGGTTTTAATGCCGCCAAAGTGGCGGCAGGAAGAAATGGAAGAGGCCGAGGAAAAGCGGGAATTTAATCTCGATGATCTGGGCTGGGAATATCGCTGGATGAAAGAAACCGGCGTCGCAGGGGCAAATGGCACTATGCGACGTTGGGTTGACATCGAAGAAATGGAGCCTGTTGTTATGCCGCCGGAAATTGATCTGGCGGTGAGCGTGGAGGAGCGTTTGTTGACCTGGGATTTCCGCCCGGACCAACCAATACCGGTAATTGCGTTTTATCCCGAAGGGGAAGTAACGCCCTTTGAAATTGAATTTACCTACGATAAAGACCCTGAAACAGCGCAACACATCGTGGTCAATATCTGGGGTGAAATAGAGTGGAAGGAAAAAGCTGACGTAAACCGAGATGACGATGACTTCTTCAAGTAA
- the gspG gene encoding type II secretion system major pseudopilin GspG, which yields MKSRKLQKGFSLIEVMVVLVIIGMLAGIIGPNVMKALGGSQEKKVRADFANIETALKMYKLHNFRFPTTEQGLEALVSKPTTSPEPKNYQSGGYMPKLPKDPWGTEYMYVSPAEGKPYEIYTFGADAVRGGEEENKDLSNWDDV from the coding sequence ATGAAATCAAGAAAATTACAAAAGGGTTTTAGCCTTATCGAGGTTATGGTGGTGCTGGTAATTATCGGTATGCTTGCCGGTATTATTGGCCCGAACGTGATGAAGGCACTTGGCGGCAGTCAGGAGAAAAAAGTACGCGCAGACTTTGCCAATATCGAAACGGCATTGAAAATGTACAAGTTACATAATTTCCGTTTCCCTACCACCGAACAAGGTTTGGAAGCGTTAGTGAGCAAACCAACTACCTCACCAGAACCCAAAAATTATCAAAGTGGTGGCTACATGCCAAAACTGCCAAAAGATCCTTGGGGTACTGAGTATATGTATGTCAGTCCAGCCGAAGGTAAGCCTTATGAAATCTACACTTTTGGTGCGGATGCTGTACGCGGTGGTGAAGAAGAAAATAAAGATCTCAGTAATTGGGATGATGTGTAA
- the gspF gene encoding type II secretion system inner membrane protein GspF gives MPAFTYQALDAKGKKVKGVIEGDSERHVRNQLRAKQLKPLTVKSSHKKAANDNNKSSGFSLNFNLGGPRLGYRDISLLTRQLASLIQSGLPLDEVLQATAKQSRKPAAKTIMLQVRSRVLEGLSLAQSMAELPRVFDHLYRAMIRAGESSGYLGPVLEQLADYTERSQETKQKLQMAMIYPITMLVVSITVVSILMVKVVPKLMGLFENSKTELPFATKLLIAMSNFLVNYGFFLLLGVVGVAIFISWLLKSESRQKKWHKMQLKLPVFGNLILQSQSARYSSTLGLLTNSGVPLLEALKIAAQVLTNRVLKEASAEVAMSVQEGMSLNKALAQVDVFPPLLVQMVASGEANGQLAEQLLHVSKNQERELEFSVNTAMGLLEPFMVLFMGGMVVFIVMAILLPIFKLNQMVGM, from the coding sequence ATGCCTGCTTTTACTTATCAAGCCCTGGATGCAAAAGGGAAAAAAGTTAAAGGTGTCATTGAAGGGGATTCGGAAAGACACGTTCGCAATCAGTTAAGAGCGAAGCAGCTTAAACCCCTTACGGTTAAGTCCAGCCATAAAAAAGCGGCCAACGACAACAATAAATCTTCAGGCTTTTCTCTCAATTTTAATTTAGGTGGGCCACGCCTCGGGTATCGGGATATTTCTCTGTTAACCCGCCAGTTGGCATCCTTGATTCAATCAGGCTTGCCCCTTGATGAAGTGTTACAGGCAACGGCCAAGCAAAGCCGTAAACCAGCAGCTAAAACCATCATGTTGCAGGTTCGATCGCGTGTTCTTGAAGGTTTAAGTCTTGCCCAGTCTATGGCTGAGCTGCCCAGGGTATTCGATCATTTATACCGGGCCATGATTCGTGCAGGTGAATCTTCCGGTTACCTTGGTCCGGTATTGGAACAGTTGGCGGATTACACCGAACGGAGCCAGGAAACCAAACAAAAACTGCAAATGGCAATGATCTACCCCATTACCATGCTTGTGGTGAGTATTACTGTCGTTTCGATTTTGATGGTTAAAGTGGTGCCCAAGCTAATGGGGCTGTTTGAAAACAGTAAAACGGAATTGCCGTTCGCGACCAAACTACTGATTGCGATGAGTAACTTTTTGGTCAATTACGGTTTCTTCCTGTTGTTGGGCGTTGTGGGAGTGGCTATTTTTATTAGCTGGTTGTTGAAGTCTGAATCGCGACAAAAAAAATGGCACAAGATGCAGTTAAAGCTTCCCGTTTTTGGCAATTTGATTCTGCAATCTCAATCCGCGCGTTATTCCAGCACACTTGGTTTGTTAACCAATAGTGGTGTGCCTTTGCTTGAAGCACTAAAAATTGCAGCCCAGGTATTGACCAATCGTGTATTGAAAGAAGCCAGTGCGGAAGTGGCGATGTCCGTACAAGAAGGGATGAGCTTAAACAAAGCTCTGGCTCAGGTGGATGTGTTTCCGCCTTTATTAGTTCAGATGGTTGCCAGTGGTGAGGCAAATGGTCAGTTGGCCGAACAGCTTCTGCATGTTTCTAAAAACCAGGAGCGGGAGCTGGAATTTTCAGTCAACACCGCTATGGGGTTATTAGAACCATTTATGGTGCTGTTTATGGGAGGCATGGTGGTCTTTATTGTGATGGCAATTTTGCTACCTATCTTCAAACTCAACCAGATGGTTGGCATGTAA
- the gspE gene encoding type II secretion system ATPase GspE: protein MTEEAILTHVRLPFSFASNYGVLVEDGRVLHKADISPQTLLEVRRYLGRPFAMELMDADEFSKKLTQLYQSSDGEAQQAVDEMGADLDLSALVDDIPEDGELLSGEDDAPIIRLINAVLSQAVQEKASDIHVEPYEDRVSIRFRVDGVLNEVLSPKPMLAPLLVSRLKVMAKLDIAEKRIPQDGRITVKLAGHAVDIRVSTIPSAHGERVVLRLLDQAAGALSLSQLNMPEIVQTEFEAALYKPHGIILVTGPTGSGKTTSLYAGLSHLNSRTRNILTIEDPIEYLLPGIGQTQVNAKVDMSFARGLRAILRQDPDVVMVGEIRDQETAAIAVQASLTGHLVISTLHTNTAIGAVTRLHDMGIEPFLLSSSLEALMAQRLVRVLCSECKEPHEATPSECARLRLPQGSIVYKGRGCERCHQSGYKGRTGIYELIVVDDEMRQLIHEGVGEQAMTAHARQRGQGIDQDGRDKVIAGITSVEEVLRVTAAS from the coding sequence GTGACTGAAGAAGCGATTCTTACTCACGTCCGACTGCCATTTTCATTTGCCTCCAATTATGGGGTGTTGGTTGAAGATGGACGGGTGTTGCATAAGGCAGACATCAGCCCGCAAACGCTGCTGGAAGTTCGTCGTTACCTGGGCCGCCCCTTTGCTATGGAGCTTATGGACGCGGATGAGTTTAGTAAAAAGCTTACTCAACTCTATCAAAGCAGTGATGGCGAAGCGCAGCAGGCTGTTGATGAGATGGGGGCTGACCTTGATTTGTCCGCTCTGGTGGATGATATTCCTGAAGACGGTGAATTGCTTTCCGGTGAGGACGATGCGCCGATTATTCGCCTGATTAACGCTGTACTCTCCCAAGCCGTGCAGGAAAAAGCTTCCGATATCCATGTTGAACCCTATGAAGACCGGGTTTCGATTCGTTTCCGTGTTGATGGTGTATTAAACGAAGTCCTGTCTCCCAAACCAATGTTGGCTCCATTACTGGTTTCTCGTTTAAAGGTAATGGCCAAACTGGACATTGCAGAAAAACGTATACCCCAGGATGGTCGTATCACCGTAAAGCTCGCCGGGCACGCGGTGGACATCCGTGTTTCTACCATTCCTTCTGCTCATGGCGAGCGAGTGGTACTTCGTTTGTTGGATCAGGCAGCAGGTGCGTTGAGTCTTTCGCAATTGAACATGCCTGAAATCGTGCAGACGGAGTTTGAGGCTGCTCTGTATAAACCCCATGGCATTATTTTGGTTACCGGCCCAACCGGTTCCGGTAAAACCACATCGCTTTATGCTGGGTTGAGCCACCTTAACTCACGTACGCGAAATATTTTGACCATTGAAGACCCCATCGAATACCTGTTGCCGGGCATTGGCCAGACTCAGGTAAACGCCAAAGTGGATATGAGTTTCGCCCGTGGATTACGGGCAATTCTGCGTCAAGACCCGGACGTGGTGATGGTAGGTGAGATCCGTGACCAGGAAACGGCGGCAATTGCCGTGCAAGCGAGTTTGACTGGTCACTTGGTGATTTCAACGTTGCACACCAATACCGCCATTGGTGCGGTAACCCGATTACACGACATGGGTATTGAGCCCTTCCTGTTGTCTTCCAGTTTGGAAGCCTTAATGGCACAGCGTCTGGTTCGGGTTTTGTGTTCTGAATGTAAAGAACCCCACGAAGCCACGCCATCTGAATGTGCAAGGTTACGTTTGCCCCAGGGGTCGATTGTGTACAAAGGCCGCGGTTGTGAGCGTTGCCATCAATCCGGTTACAAAGGGCGAACAGGTATTTATGAATTAATTGTTGTCGATGATGAAATGCGTCAACTCATTCACGAAGGTGTGGGCGAGCAGGCCATGACAGCACATGCTCGACAACGAGGTCAGGGGATCGATCAGGACGGTCGGGATAAAGTAATAGCCGGTATCACCAGCGTGGAGGAAGTGTTGCGGGTGACTGCGGCATCATAA